A region of Triplophysa rosa linkage group LG16, Trosa_1v2, whole genome shotgun sequence DNA encodes the following proteins:
- the abitram gene encoding protein Abitram isoform X1 — protein sequence MEDRKAPSVIDRYFTRWYRTDLKGKAREDHCILQHSNRICVITLAESHPILQNGRKIKNINYQISDGCSRLKNKVSGKSKRGGQFLTEFAPLCRITCTDEEEYTIFSCIRGRLLEVNEAILNRPELLLEKPSTEGYIAVILPKFEESKSITEGLLTRAQYEEVLSKRTNQQEPS from the exons ATGGAAGACAGAAAAGCTCCTTCAGTAATTGACCGATATTTCACTCGCTGGTACAGAACAG ATTTAAAAGGAAAAGCACGCGAGGATCACTGCATTCTCCAGCACTCCAACAG AATTTGCGTCATCACACTAGCCGAGTCTCACCCGATCCTTCAGAACGGACGAAAAATCAAAAACATCAACTATCAGATCAGTGATGGGTGCAGCCGTCTGAAGAACAAAGTTTCTGGAAAGTCAAAGAGA GGTGGTCAGTTCCTCACAGAGTTTGCCCCTCTATGTAGAATAACATGTACAGATGAGGAGGAGTATACCATATTCAG CTGTATCAGAGGACGCCTCTTAGAAGTAAATGAAGCCATTCTCAACAGGCCAGAACTGTTACTGGAAAAG CCTTCCACAGAGGGGTACATTGCCGTTATATTGCCAAAATTTGAAGAAAGTAAGAGCATCACGGAAGGCCTTTTGACCAGAGCACAATATGAGGAGGTTCTTTCTAAAAGAACAAACCAACAAGAGCCTTCCTGA
- the abitram gene encoding protein Abitram isoform X2 produces MFNVNVCPGRICVITLAESHPILQNGRKIKNINYQISDGCSRLKNKVSGKSKRGGQFLTEFAPLCRITCTDEEEYTIFSCIRGRLLEVNEAILNRPELLLEKPSTEGYIAVILPKFEESKSITEGLLTRAQYEEVLSKRTNQQEPS; encoded by the exons atgtttaatgtgaaTGTTTGTCCTGGAAGAATTTGCGTCATCACACTAGCCGAGTCTCACCCGATCCTTCAGAACGGACGAAAAATCAAAAACATCAACTATCAGATCAGTGATGGGTGCAGCCGTCTGAAGAACAAAGTTTCTGGAAAGTCAAAGAGA GGTGGTCAGTTCCTCACAGAGTTTGCCCCTCTATGTAGAATAACATGTACAGATGAGGAGGAGTATACCATATTCAG CTGTATCAGAGGACGCCTCTTAGAAGTAAATGAAGCCATTCTCAACAGGCCAGAACTGTTACTGGAAAAG CCTTCCACAGAGGGGTACATTGCCGTTATATTGCCAAAATTTGAAGAAAGTAAGAGCATCACGGAAGGCCTTTTGACCAGAGCACAATATGAGGAGGTTCTTTCTAAAAGAACAAACCAACAAGAGCCTTCCTGA
- the elp2 gene encoding elongator complex protein 2 — protein MEAPVMDTCHVSCCANPTPNVVSWGRGGLIAFGTCNSVVIYNPQEIKIVEVLNKHTGRVNAVQWVYKHDCSPETQLVSGGSDNNLIVWEKQDGNFNALAVCSGHSGPVCAVDAVSLSSHILLASVSSDSTVKLWTCIYDKAECLQTISFGSGFVMDVSLALLPGSRVPVLACGGDDSKVQLYVQNSEQFQMVLTLTGHEDWVRGVEWAVKDGELLLASCSQDCLIRVWRLFAKTAAEPEQQTDTVIKMKENVFEVSGDVFAMTLETVLAGHENWVYGIHWQPPHIKGDIVEQPLKLLSASMDKTMILWGPEEDSGVWVEQVRVGEVGGNTLGFNGCQMSPDGSMILAHAFHGALHLWHHDNSQGEWRPAVVVSGHFNAVQDLSWDPEGEFIITVGSDQTTRFLTPWKRKECSQVTWHEISRPQIHGYDVQCLTMVGRFQFVSGADEKVLRVFRAPRNFVENFASISCTSLEKLLGSSETVDLPEGASTPALGLSNKAVFQGDLTSKCPPKDADGFSSVSDQYKESYFKPLKLTEPPTEDDLLQNTLWPEVQKLYGHGFEMFCLASDSSRTVVASACKASKAEHAVILLWSSTSWKPLQSLSCHSLTVTQMAFSPIGRLLLAVSRDRTWSLWKRENPGPDSEPSFSLYANTSKDTAVHTRIIWSCDWSSDSKYFATSSRDKKVIVWGHRDSEDCVGDRDDAGVNPCSSVLDVGDSATAMSICPHLCSDQSYLLAVGLENGKILLYKWRPMEDLASGADWSKCGETDRSQSHTLVVNRLRWRPRRGRAEDWSQDHDWVQLASAGADHAVKIFNVRISSL, from the exons ATGGAAGCGCCTGTTATGGACACATGTCATGTATCTTGTTGTGCCAATCCCACTCCTAATGTTGTGTCATGGGGAAGAGGAGGTCTTATCGCATTTGGGACATGTAATTCAGTTGTGATTTATAATCCACAG GAAATTAAGATTGTCGAGGTCCTGAACAAACACACAGGAAGGGTCAATGCTGTCCAGTGGGTTTATAAACATGACTGCA GTCCAGAAACACAGTTGGTGTCTGGCGGGTCAGATAATAATCTTATTGTTTGGGAGAAGCAAGATGGAAAT TTCAATGCACTTGCAGTGTGTTCAGGACACTCAGGGCCCGTGTGTGCAGTGGATGCTGTGTCTCTATCCTCACATATACTGCTGGCCTCAGTATCATCTGACTCCACTGTTAAACTCTGGACATGCATCTATGATAAAG CTGAATGCCTGCAGACCATATCTTTTGGGAGCGGGTTTGTGATGGATGTCTCCTTGGCGCTGTTGCCAGGCAGCAGGG TTCCAGTACTCGCCTGTGGGGGCGATGATAGCAAAGTCCAACTGTATGTGCAGAACAGTGAACAG TTTCAGATGGTTCTGACGCTGACAGGTCATGAGGATTGGGTTCGAGGTGTGGAATGGGCGGTTAAAG aTGGTGAGCTCCTGCTTGCCAGCTGTTCTCAGGACTGTCTGATCAGAGTGTGGAGGCTGTTTGCCAAGACTGCTGCTGAACCAGAGCAACAGACCGACACTGTCATCAAAATGAAGGAGAACGTCTTTGAAGTGTCTGGAGATG TGTTTGCCATGACTCTTGAAACGGTGTTAGCTGGTCATGAAAATTGGGTTTATGGAATTCACTGGCAACCTCCACATATCAAAG GCGACATAGTGGAACAGCCTCTGAAACTGCTGTCTGCGTCTATGGACAAGACGATGATCTTATGGGGGCCAGAGGAGGATTCTGGTGTCTGGGTGGAGCAG GTTCGTGTTGGTGAAGTTGGAGGAAACACTTTGGGCTTCAACGGCTGCCAGATGAGTCCAGACGGCTCTATGATTCTGGCTCATGCCTTCCACGGAGCACTGCACCTCTGGCACCATGACAACAGCCAG GGGGAGTGGAGGCCTGCAGTCGTGGTTTCTGGTCACTTTAACGCAGTGCAGGACTTGAGCTGGGACCCTGAAGGAGAGTTTATCATCACTGTCGGATCAGACCAGACCACCAGATTCCTCACACCCTGGAAGAGAAAAGAATGCTCACAG GTGACCTGGCACGAGATCTCCAGGCCCCAGATTCACGGCTACGACGTGCAGTGTCTGACCATGGTCGGGCGTTTTCAGTTCGTGTCTGGTGCCGACGAGAAGGTCCTGCGTGTGTTCAGGGCTCCGCGAAATTTCGTGGAGAACTTTGCCAGCATATCCTGCACCTCTCTGGAGAAACTGCTGGGCTCCAGT GAAACAGTCGACCTGCCGGAAGGAGCCAGCACACCTGCTCTTGGCCTGTCCAACAAAGCTGTCTTTCAAGGTGACCTTACATCTAAGTGCCCTCCAAAGGACGCTGACGGTTTCAGTAGCGTTTCCGACCAGTACAAAGAGTCCTACTTTAAGCCACTCAAACTCACAG AGCCCCCGACAGAGGACGATCTCTTGCAGAACACGCTGTGGCCAGAGGTACAGAAGCT GTACGGACACGGCTTTGAGATGTTTTGTCTGGCGTCGGATTCTTCGAGGACCGTGGTGGCCTCTGCGTGTAAG GCTTCTAAAGCAGAGCACGCTGTCATCCTGCTGTGGAGCTCCACCTCCTGGAAACCGCTCCAGTCGCTGTCCTGTCACAGTCTGACCGTCACTCAGATGGCTTTCTCACCCATCGGACGCCTTCTGCTCGCTGTTTCTCGAGACCGCACCTGGTCGCTGTGGAAACGGGAAAACCCTGGCCCAGATTCAG aacCCAGTTTTTCACTATATGCAAACACCAGTAAGGACACAGCGGTTCACACACGCATCATTTGGTCATGTGACTGGAGCTCAGACAGCAAGTACTTCGCAACATCGAGCCGAGACAAAAAG GTGATCGTTTGGGGTCATCGTGATTCTGAAGACTGTGTTGGTGATCGTGATGATGCAGGTGTGAATCCGTGCTCCTCTGTGTTGGATGTTGGAGATTCAGCGACTGCCATGTCAATCTGTCCACATCTCTGTTCAGACCAGAG tTATTTGTTGGCTGTAGGTCTAGAGAATGGAAAGATTTTGCTGTATAAATGGAGGCCAATGGAGGATCTGGCTTCTGGAGCAGATTGGAGCAAATGTGGAGAAACAGACAGATC TCAGAGTCACACTCTGGTGGTAAATAGGCTACGCTGGAGGCCGAGGCGGGGACGGGCTGAGGACTGGAGCCAAGACCACGATTGGGTCCAGCTAGCCAGTGCTGGTGCTGACCACGCTGTCAAAATCTTCAACGTCAGAATTTCATCATTGTGA